Proteins found in one Neurospora crassa OR74A linkage group II, whole genome shotgun sequence genomic segment:
- the nmt-1 gene encoding thiamine biosynthesis protein NMT-1, variant 1 translates to MSTDKITFLANWHATPYHAPLYLAQAKGFFKEQGIQVALLEPNDPSDVTEIIGSGKVDLGFKAMIHTLAAKARNYPVLSIGSLLDEPFTGVVYLKESGITTDFRSLKGKRIGYVGEFGKIQIDELTSHYGLTPADYTAVRCGMNVSKAIIKGEIDAGIGLENVQMVELEEWLASQGRDKADVQMLRIDELAELGCCCFCSILYIGNETFISQNPDKVRAFMRAVKKATDFVLANPDAAWKEYVDFKPVMGTELNRKIFERSYAYFSEDLKNVERDWSKVTKYGQRLGVLSPDFTPNYTNEFLDWALQPESSDPTGDQKRMVELQKNVACCGGFHRLPLGIKA, encoded by the exons ATGTCTACCGATAAGATAACTTTCCTCGCCAACTG GCACGCTACGCCGTACCATGCACCGCTTTACCTTGCCCAGGCCAAAGGCTTCTTCAAAGAACAGGGCATCCAGGTGGCTCTCCTGGAGCCCAACGACCCCAGC GACGTAACCGAAATCATCGGCAGCGGCAAAGTCGACCTCGGTTTCAAGGCCATGATTCACACTCTTGCT GCCAAAGCCCGTAACTACCCTGTCCTCTCGATTGGCAGCCTTTTGGATGAACCTTTCACCGGCGTCGTCTACCTCAAGGAATCCGGAATCACGACCGACTTTAGGTCCCTCAAGGGCAAGCGTATCGGCTACGTCGGCGAGTTTGGCAAGATTCAGATCGATGAGCTCACTTCGCACTACGGCCTGACTCCCGCCGATTACACGGCCGTCCGCTGCGGCATGAACGTCTCCAAGGCCATTATCAAGGGGGAGATTGACGCCGGTATCGGCCTCGAAAACGTCCAGATGGTTGAGCTGGAGGAGTGGCTTGCTTCCCAGGGCCGGGACAAGGCCGACGTCCAGATGCTTCGCATTGACGAGCTCGCCGAACTcggatgctgctgcttctgctcaaTCCTCTACATTGGCAACGAGACCTTCATCTCGCAGAACCCAGACAAGGTTCGGGCCTTTATGCGCGCCGTCAAGAAGGCCACTGACTTTGTCCTGGCCAACCCGGACGCTGCGTGGAAGGAGTACGTTGACTTCAAGCCTGTCATGGGCACTGAGCTCAACAGGAAGATCTTTGAGCGCAGCTACGCATACTTCTCTGAGGACCTCAAGAACGTCGAGCGCGACTGGTCCAAGGTCACCAAATATGGTCAACGTCTCGGCGTTCTGAGCCCAGACTTCACCCCCAACTACACCAACGAGTTTCTTGACTGGGCTCTGCAGCCCGAATCCAGTGACCCTACTGGCGACCAGAAGCGCATGGTTGAGCTCCAGAAGAATGTGGCTTGCTGCGGTGGCTTCCACCGCTTGCCCCTTGGGATCAAGGCTTGA